One window of the Candidatus Acidiferrales bacterium genome contains the following:
- a CDS encoding FAD-dependent thymidylate synthase: MEQLNDVMALVHSPQTKLPQVKLVKAFANSFKNVIATARTCYSSKGIIEDDSVDLDKYRDLALSIYEAGHHTTFQHATFQFQLSNISRQFIWSFLHSHPFYNSEQVSQRYVEVKDGNYFLPPLRGEALELFTKTASAQVESYRKLVELLMKPAAGEYYEIFPNRRNDRRFASEVKKKAQEIARYALPVATFSYLYHTISGITLLRYAKMCNAGDTPYEQRLVVGMMVQELLNFDENYKTVLEDPLPENYFTENVSSIRGTMGADTGEFIAEFDREIGNHTSKLVDYKANSEKTIADSVREVLGRSRAELPDNEAISLAIDPAKNKILGNSLVLTTHDKVSRALYHASYTFKKKLSHTADSQDQRHRMTPASRPVITEHMSDEPDYILPKLVQMEEAAEKLYRRTMDMTWEAINKLLSMNVGKEYAAYLLPNSFPIRFTESADLLNLHHKVEMRLCYNAQEEIWKASLDEVEQIKAVHPTLGKFLLPPCTVRMMAGTKPYCPEGRRYCGVPVWKLDTSEYSRTI, translated from the coding sequence ATGGAACAATTAAATGATGTGATGGCGCTGGTTCATTCACCGCAGACAAAGCTTCCTCAAGTAAAACTTGTAAAGGCTTTTGCGAATTCCTTCAAGAATGTCATCGCGACGGCGCGGACGTGTTATTCCTCGAAGGGAATCATCGAGGATGACTCGGTCGATCTCGATAAATACCGGGACCTCGCCTTGAGTATCTACGAAGCCGGGCACCACACCACGTTCCAGCATGCGACTTTCCAATTCCAGCTTTCGAATATTTCCCGGCAGTTCATCTGGTCTTTTCTTCATTCGCATCCGTTTTATAATTCCGAGCAGGTAAGCCAGCGGTACGTTGAGGTGAAAGACGGAAATTATTTTCTTCCTCCACTGCGCGGCGAGGCGCTCGAGCTTTTCACCAAGACCGCTTCTGCTCAGGTGGAATCCTACCGGAAGCTGGTCGAGCTTTTGATGAAACCTGCCGCCGGCGAGTATTATGAAATATTTCCGAACCGTAGAAATGACAGACGGTTTGCAAGCGAGGTGAAGAAGAAGGCCCAAGAAATTGCGAGATATGCGCTCCCGGTTGCGACTTTTTCCTATCTTTATCACACCATAAGCGGGATTACACTGCTCAGGTACGCGAAAATGTGTAATGCCGGGGACACGCCTTATGAACAGCGGCTCGTCGTCGGTATGATGGTACAGGAGCTTCTGAATTTCGATGAGAATTATAAAACGGTTTTGGAAGATCCCCTCCCTGAAAATTATTTCACGGAGAATGTTTCCAGCATCCGCGGGACTATGGGGGCGGATACCGGCGAGTTTATCGCGGAATTCGACCGCGAGATCGGGAATCACACTTCCAAGCTGGTCGATTACAAAGCAAATTCGGAGAAAACTATTGCCGATTCGGTTCGCGAAGTTCTCGGCAGAAGTCGGGCGGAACTTCCGGACAATGAAGCTATCTCTCTTGCGATCGATCCTGCAAAGAATAAAATCCTGGGCAACTCGCTTGTCCTGACGACTCACGATAAAGTGTCCCGTGCTTTGTACCATGCCTCATACACATTCAAGAAGAAGTTGAGCCACACGGCGGATTCGCAGGACCAGCGTCATAGGATGACCCCGGCATCCCGACCGGTCATAACCGAGCACATGAGTGATGAGCCGGACTACATTCTTCCAAAACTGGTGCAGATGGAAGAAGCCGCCGAAAAACTCTACCGCCGGACGATGGATATGACCTGGGAAGCTATTAATAAACTTCTGTCTATGAATGTCGGCAAAGAATACGCAGCTTATCTTCTCCCCAACTCCTTTCCGATTCGTTTCACGGAGTCGGCAGATCTGCTGAACCTCCATCACAAAGTAGAAATGCGGCTGTGCTACAACGCGCAGGAAGAAATCTGGAAGGCGTCTCTCGACGAAGTGGAACAGATAAAAGCTGTTCATCCGACTCTTGGAAAATTTCTGCTCCCGCCTTGCACGGTGCGCATGATGGCCGGAACAAAACCGTATTGTCCCGAAGGAAGACGTTATTGCGGCGTTCCGGTCTGGAAGCTCGATACATCGGAGTATTCGAGAACGATTTAG